The following coding sequences are from one Neodiprion lecontei isolate iyNeoLeco1 chromosome 7, iyNeoLeco1.1, whole genome shotgun sequence window:
- the LOC107216899 gene encoding metastasis-associated protein MTA1 isoform X4 — translation MRIDIIFIVIGKKKDYFVCSAIERRGSSSLDSLIFFWQSNISFPSFPWCSSVVAANDDPRLLTQGNLRLLLDEEQYFKLQKKGVDEGSVGSGGVGDLSVKQRHQMKHRELFLSRQVDTMPATHIRGKCCVTLLNETESLLSYLNKEDSFFYCLVFDPAQRTLLADKGEIRVGSRYQADGIASAPLTTVERETDPRRLQDLETLVWTPRHSLTDRQIDQFLVVSRSVGTFARALDCSSSVKQPSLHMSAAAASRDITLFHAMDTLHRHNYDVAKAMSSLVPSSGPVLCRDEMEEWSASEANLFEEALDKYGKDFSDIRQDFLPWKTLKNVIEYYYMWKTTDRYVQQKRVKAVEAESKLKQVYIPNYNKPPSGTGSAPSTTTVIPLGNNNNNSNGKLPNILNGSSNGNVPGDVGALLVPGVGSSKACESCQGMQSGQWYAWGPSHMQCRLCQSCWTYWKKYGGLKVPSRIDDADSERKRVGSAGAGAGGAGSDEEGRGTVGAHRPHRCSIPSCGKEFKLKAHLSRHYASAHGVDLRGTGVGVGVGGGGGGGGGAGGGSPRPVMKTRSAFYLRTSALARAARRLCAAQLRTRHAARAPHQPVNATPLRHLCTSPQLATKTPGELRILARATRPRPRPRVTDIATRLGDHPSPRQPGDWDWLTLTAPAQRKQPDRVFFPRPPKAPDGSLLYERVPNKPEADRLPLTPQPQPSLQVQQTILKRTRPPFDEINGSDGFYSDVDWDEGIALNAGLSGGPPAKRAHHSQQLQHSKSTLEHSTPAAMPLPSPLNGRAAPHPPTHLHGGQPPISRSNARKQVISWMDAPDDVYFRASDQAKRVRRTLSSVELRRAARKPWRRLPPPHHPAPPVQKAQRGDDMVVILD, via the exons ATGagaattgatataattttcatagttattggtaaaaaaaaggattACTTTGTCTGCTCTGCTATTGAAAGACGTGGATCTAGCTCGTTAGattcgttaattttcttttgGCAATCAAACATTTCTTTTCCAAGTTTTCCTTGGTGTTCGTCGGTAGTGGCAGCCAATGATGATCCACGGCTACTGACTCAAGG TAATCTGAGGCTGCTACTTGATGAAgaacaatatttcaaacttcaaaAAAAGG GTGTGGACGAAGGGTCCGTAGGAAGTGGGGGAGTAGGCGATCTTAGCGTCAAGCAACGACACCAGATGAAACACCGAGAGTTGTTTTTGTCACGCCAGGTTGATACGATGCCTGCAACTCATATAAGGGGAAAATGTTGTGTTACTTTGTTGAATGAGACAGAGTCTTTGCTAAGTTACCTAAACAAAGAAGATTCCTTTTTCTACTGCCTCGTTTTTGATCCGGCGCAGAGAACTTTACTCGCTGACAAAG GGGAAATCAGGGTTGGTAGCCGCTACCAGGCTGACGGAATCGCTTCCGCTCCTTTGACAACGGTAGAAAGAGAAACAGACCCACGAAGACTCCAGGATCTAGAAACATTGGTTTGGACTCCTCGCCATTCACTGACCGATCGTCAAATAGATCAATTTCTTGTCGTCAGCCGCTCAGTGGGCACATTTGCTCGTGCCCTAGATTGCTCTTCTTCCGTCAAACAACCTTCTCTTCACATGTCTGCGGCTGCTGCTTCTAGAGATATTACGCTT TTTCATGCCATGGACACTCTGCATCGGCACAACTATGACGTTGCAAAAGCCATGTCGTCGTTAGTGCCCAGTTCCGGTCCTGTATTATGCAGAGATGAAATGGAGGAATGGAGCGCCTCGGAGGCAAACCTCTTCGAAGAGGCTCTTGACAAGTACGGCAAAGACTTTTCCGACATTCGCCAGGACTTT CTACCCtggaaaacattgaaaaatgtaatcgAGTACTACTACATGTGGAAGACAACGGACCGTTATGTACAGCAAAAACGTGTCAAAGCGGTAGAGGCTGAGAGTAAGCTGAAACAAGTATATATACCAAACTATAATAAACCACCATCGGGTACTGGGTCGGCACCTTCGACCACCACTGTAATACCGTTAggaaacaacaacaacaatagcAATGGGAAATTGCCAAATATACTCAATGGCAGTAGTAATGGCAACGTCCCCGGAGATGTAGGGGCGCTGCTGGTACCTGGTGTTGGTAGCAGTAAAGCGTGCGAAAGCTGCCAAGGCATGCAAAGCGGACAGTGGTACGCTTGGGGGCCGTCCCACATGCAGTGCAGACTCTGTCAGTCTTGCTGGACTTACTGGAAGAAGTACGGAGGTCTCAAG GTACCGTCGCGCATAGATGATGCGGACTCTGAGAGGAAACGAGTAGGATCTGCCGGTGCGGGAGCAGGTGGTGCTGGTTCCGATGAAGAGGGTAGAGGAACCGTAGGCGCCCACAGGCCGCATCGATGCAGTATACCGTCTTGCGGGAAAGAATTCAAATTGAAGGCCCACCTGAGCCGACACTACGCGAGCGCGCATGGCGTCGACCTGCGCGGGACGGGCGTTGGCGTCGGCGTCGGAGGTGGTGGAGGTGGTGGCGGAGGTGCAGGGGGTGGTTCGCCGCGTCCGGTCATGAAGACGCGATCCGCTTTTTATTTACGCACTTCCGCGCTAGCGCGTGCGGCGCGTAGGCTTTGTGCTGCGCAATTGCGTACCCGTCACGCTGCTCGTGCACCCCATCAACCGGTCAATGCCACACCTCTCAGACATTTATGCACCTCGCCGCAATTGGCCACTAAAACTCCCGGGGAACTAAGAATCCTTGCCAGAGCAACGCGACCCAGACCACGTCCTCGCGTAACTGACATTGCTACGCGACTCGGCGATCATCCCTCTCCAAGGCAACCTGGCGATTGGGATTGGCTCACCCTTACAGCACCTGCTCAACGGAAACAACCGGATCGCGTCTTCTTTCCAAGACCTCCCAAGGCGCCTG ACGGCAGCCTTCTGTACGAGAGAGTTCCCAACAAACCTGAGGCTGACAGGCTACCCTTGACTCCTCAACCCCAGCCGTCGCTACAGGTGCAGCAGACTATTCTTAAACGCACACGACCGCCgtttgatgaaataaatggGTCCGATG GCTTTTACTCGGATGTGGACTGGGACGAAG GAATCGCTCTGAATGCTGGTCTTTCTGGCGGTCCACCTGCGAAAAGAGCTCATCATTCACAGCAGCTGCAGCATTCTAAGAGTACCTTGGAACACTCAACTCCCGCGGCAATGCCTTTACCTTCTCCACTAAATGGTAGAGCGGCACCTCATCCACCTACTCATCTCCATGGAGGTCAACCACCAATTTCTCGAAGCAACGCACGAAAACAAGTTATCTCTTGGATGGATGCCCCTGACGATGTCTACTTCCGGGCCTCCGATCAGGCCAA GAGAGTTAGAAGAACGCTTTCGTCGGTGGAACTGAGACGGGCGGCGCGCAAGCCGTGGCGTCGACTGCCGCCTCCTCACCATCCGGCACCTCCTGTTCAAAAGGCTCAACGAGGCGACGACATGGTCGTCATTCTTGATTAG
- the LOC107216899 gene encoding metastasis-associated protein MTA3 isoform X2 translates to MPAEYYEDFKTNFQRALQIDSQDSCNMTANMYRVGDYVYFETSSTSPYQIRRIEELNKTASGNVEAKVMCFFRRRDLPSTLIMLADKHQLASVEQQRSDSPAVTQIQKLENPDSTKDLTGRDSIGMGPKSTAKSGGKGGWLKAPLSEAQEPHGVDEGSVGSGGVGDLSVKQRHQMKHRELFLSRQVDTMPATHIRGKCCVTLLNETESLLSYLNKEDSFFYCLVFDPAQRTLLADKGEIRVGSRYQADGIASAPLTTVERETDPRRLQDLETLVWTPRHSLTDRQIDQFLVVSRSVGTFARALDCSSSVKQPSLHMSAAAASRDITLFHAMDTLHRHNYDVAKAMSSLVPSSGPVLCRDEMEEWSASEANLFEEALDKYGKDFSDIRQDFLPWKTLKNVIEYYYMWKTTDRYVQQKRVKAVEAESKLKQVYIPNYNKPPSGTGSAPSTTTVIPLGNNNNNSNGKLPNILNGSSNGNVPGDVGALLVPGVGSSKACESCQGMQSGQWYAWGPSHMQCRLCQSCWTYWKKYGGLKVPSRIDDADSERKRVGSAGAGAGGAGSDEEGRGTVGAHRPHRCSIPSCGKEFKLKAHLSRHYASAHGVDLRGTGVGVGVGGGGGGGGGAGGGSPRPVMKTRSAFYLRTSALARAARRLCAAQLRTRHAARAPHQPVNATPLRHLCTSPQLATKTPGELRILARATRPRPRPRVTDIATRLGDHPSPRQPGDWDWLTLTAPAQRKQPDRVFFPRPPKAPDGSLLYERVPNKPEADRLPLTPQPQPSLQVQQTILKRTRPPFDEINGSDGIALNAGLSGGPPAKRAHHSQQLQHSKSTLEHSTPAAMPLPSPLNGRAAPHPPTHLHGGQPPISRSNARKQVISWMDAPDDVYFRASDQAKRVRRTLSSVELRRAARKPWRRLPPPHHPAPPVQKAQRGDDMVVILD, encoded by the exons ATGCCGGCCGAATACTACGAAgattttaaaacaaattttcaaagggCGTTGCAAATCGATTCTCAAGACTCGTGCAACATGACTGCAAACATGTACCGGGTTGGAG acTATGTGTATTTTGAGACGTCGTCAACCTCACCCTATCAGATTCGTAGGATAGAAGAATTGAACAAG ACGGCGAGTGGAAATGTTGAAGCAAAGGTGATGTGTTTCTTCAGGCGCCGAGACCTTCCATCAACTTTAATTATGCTTGCGGACAAACATCAAT TGGCAAGTGTGGAGCAGCAAAGGTCAGATTCCCCTGCTGTCACCCAGATTCAAAAACTGGAGAATCCGGATTCGACTAAGGATTTAACTGGTAGAGATAGCATTGGGATGGGCCCTAAATCGACAGCAAAATCAGGAGGTAAAGGTGGTTGGCTAAAGGCTCCGCTTTCAGAGGCCCAGGAGCCCCACG GTGTGGACGAAGGGTCCGTAGGAAGTGGGGGAGTAGGCGATCTTAGCGTCAAGCAACGACACCAGATGAAACACCGAGAGTTGTTTTTGTCACGCCAGGTTGATACGATGCCTGCAACTCATATAAGGGGAAAATGTTGTGTTACTTTGTTGAATGAGACAGAGTCTTTGCTAAGTTACCTAAACAAAGAAGATTCCTTTTTCTACTGCCTCGTTTTTGATCCGGCGCAGAGAACTTTACTCGCTGACAAAG GGGAAATCAGGGTTGGTAGCCGCTACCAGGCTGACGGAATCGCTTCCGCTCCTTTGACAACGGTAGAAAGAGAAACAGACCCACGAAGACTCCAGGATCTAGAAACATTGGTTTGGACTCCTCGCCATTCACTGACCGATCGTCAAATAGATCAATTTCTTGTCGTCAGCCGCTCAGTGGGCACATTTGCTCGTGCCCTAGATTGCTCTTCTTCCGTCAAACAACCTTCTCTTCACATGTCTGCGGCTGCTGCTTCTAGAGATATTACGCTT TTTCATGCCATGGACACTCTGCATCGGCACAACTATGACGTTGCAAAAGCCATGTCGTCGTTAGTGCCCAGTTCCGGTCCTGTATTATGCAGAGATGAAATGGAGGAATGGAGCGCCTCGGAGGCAAACCTCTTCGAAGAGGCTCTTGACAAGTACGGCAAAGACTTTTCCGACATTCGCCAGGACTTT CTACCCtggaaaacattgaaaaatgtaatcgAGTACTACTACATGTGGAAGACAACGGACCGTTATGTACAGCAAAAACGTGTCAAAGCGGTAGAGGCTGAGAGTAAGCTGAAACAAGTATATATACCAAACTATAATAAACCACCATCGGGTACTGGGTCGGCACCTTCGACCACCACTGTAATACCGTTAggaaacaacaacaacaatagcAATGGGAAATTGCCAAATATACTCAATGGCAGTAGTAATGGCAACGTCCCCGGAGATGTAGGGGCGCTGCTGGTACCTGGTGTTGGTAGCAGTAAAGCGTGCGAAAGCTGCCAAGGCATGCAAAGCGGACAGTGGTACGCTTGGGGGCCGTCCCACATGCAGTGCAGACTCTGTCAGTCTTGCTGGACTTACTGGAAGAAGTACGGAGGTCTCAAG GTACCGTCGCGCATAGATGATGCGGACTCTGAGAGGAAACGAGTAGGATCTGCCGGTGCGGGAGCAGGTGGTGCTGGTTCCGATGAAGAGGGTAGAGGAACCGTAGGCGCCCACAGGCCGCATCGATGCAGTATACCGTCTTGCGGGAAAGAATTCAAATTGAAGGCCCACCTGAGCCGACACTACGCGAGCGCGCATGGCGTCGACCTGCGCGGGACGGGCGTTGGCGTCGGCGTCGGAGGTGGTGGAGGTGGTGGCGGAGGTGCAGGGGGTGGTTCGCCGCGTCCGGTCATGAAGACGCGATCCGCTTTTTATTTACGCACTTCCGCGCTAGCGCGTGCGGCGCGTAGGCTTTGTGCTGCGCAATTGCGTACCCGTCACGCTGCTCGTGCACCCCATCAACCGGTCAATGCCACACCTCTCAGACATTTATGCACCTCGCCGCAATTGGCCACTAAAACTCCCGGGGAACTAAGAATCCTTGCCAGAGCAACGCGACCCAGACCACGTCCTCGCGTAACTGACATTGCTACGCGACTCGGCGATCATCCCTCTCCAAGGCAACCTGGCGATTGGGATTGGCTCACCCTTACAGCACCTGCTCAACGGAAACAACCGGATCGCGTCTTCTTTCCAAGACCTCCCAAGGCGCCTG ACGGCAGCCTTCTGTACGAGAGAGTTCCCAACAAACCTGAGGCTGACAGGCTACCCTTGACTCCTCAACCCCAGCCGTCGCTACAGGTGCAGCAGACTATTCTTAAACGCACACGACCGCCgtttgatgaaataaatggGTCCGATG GAATCGCTCTGAATGCTGGTCTTTCTGGCGGTCCACCTGCGAAAAGAGCTCATCATTCACAGCAGCTGCAGCATTCTAAGAGTACCTTGGAACACTCAACTCCCGCGGCAATGCCTTTACCTTCTCCACTAAATGGTAGAGCGGCACCTCATCCACCTACTCATCTCCATGGAGGTCAACCACCAATTTCTCGAAGCAACGCACGAAAACAAGTTATCTCTTGGATGGATGCCCCTGACGATGTCTACTTCCGGGCCTCCGATCAGGCCAA GAGAGTTAGAAGAACGCTTTCGTCGGTGGAACTGAGACGGGCGGCGCGCAAGCCGTGGCGTCGACTGCCGCCTCCTCACCATCCGGCACCTCCTGTTCAAAAGGCTCAACGAGGCGACGACATGGTCGTCATTCTTGATTAG
- the LOC107216899 gene encoding metastasis-associated protein MTA3 isoform X1, which yields MPAEYYEDFKTNFQRALQIDSQDSCNMTANMYRVGDYVYFETSSTSPYQIRRIEELNKTASGNVEAKVMCFFRRRDLPSTLIMLADKHQLASVEQQRSDSPAVTQIQKLENPDSTKDLTGRDSIGMGPKSTAKSGGKGGWLKAPLSEAQEPHGVDEGSVGSGGVGDLSVKQRHQMKHRELFLSRQVDTMPATHIRGKCCVTLLNETESLLSYLNKEDSFFYCLVFDPAQRTLLADKGEIRVGSRYQADGIASAPLTTVERETDPRRLQDLETLVWTPRHSLTDRQIDQFLVVSRSVGTFARALDCSSSVKQPSLHMSAAAASRDITLFHAMDTLHRHNYDVAKAMSSLVPSSGPVLCRDEMEEWSASEANLFEEALDKYGKDFSDIRQDFLPWKTLKNVIEYYYMWKTTDRYVQQKRVKAVEAESKLKQVYIPNYNKPPSGTGSAPSTTTVIPLGNNNNNSNGKLPNILNGSSNGNVPGDVGALLVPGVGSSKACESCQGMQSGQWYAWGPSHMQCRLCQSCWTYWKKYGGLKVPSRIDDADSERKRVGSAGAGAGGAGSDEEGRGTVGAHRPHRCSIPSCGKEFKLKAHLSRHYASAHGVDLRGTGVGVGVGGGGGGGGGAGGGSPRPVMKTRSAFYLRTSALARAARRLCAAQLRTRHAARAPHQPVNATPLRHLCTSPQLATKTPGELRILARATRPRPRPRVTDIATRLGDHPSPRQPGDWDWLTLTAPAQRKQPDRVFFPRPPKAPDGSLLYERVPNKPEADRLPLTPQPQPSLQVQQTILKRTRPPFDEINGSDGFYSDVDWDEGIALNAGLSGGPPAKRAHHSQQLQHSKSTLEHSTPAAMPLPSPLNGRAAPHPPTHLHGGQPPISRSNARKQVISWMDAPDDVYFRASDQAKRVRRTLSSVELRRAARKPWRRLPPPHHPAPPVQKAQRGDDMVVILD from the exons ATGCCGGCCGAATACTACGAAgattttaaaacaaattttcaaagggCGTTGCAAATCGATTCTCAAGACTCGTGCAACATGACTGCAAACATGTACCGGGTTGGAG acTATGTGTATTTTGAGACGTCGTCAACCTCACCCTATCAGATTCGTAGGATAGAAGAATTGAACAAG ACGGCGAGTGGAAATGTTGAAGCAAAGGTGATGTGTTTCTTCAGGCGCCGAGACCTTCCATCAACTTTAATTATGCTTGCGGACAAACATCAAT TGGCAAGTGTGGAGCAGCAAAGGTCAGATTCCCCTGCTGTCACCCAGATTCAAAAACTGGAGAATCCGGATTCGACTAAGGATTTAACTGGTAGAGATAGCATTGGGATGGGCCCTAAATCGACAGCAAAATCAGGAGGTAAAGGTGGTTGGCTAAAGGCTCCGCTTTCAGAGGCCCAGGAGCCCCACG GTGTGGACGAAGGGTCCGTAGGAAGTGGGGGAGTAGGCGATCTTAGCGTCAAGCAACGACACCAGATGAAACACCGAGAGTTGTTTTTGTCACGCCAGGTTGATACGATGCCTGCAACTCATATAAGGGGAAAATGTTGTGTTACTTTGTTGAATGAGACAGAGTCTTTGCTAAGTTACCTAAACAAAGAAGATTCCTTTTTCTACTGCCTCGTTTTTGATCCGGCGCAGAGAACTTTACTCGCTGACAAAG GGGAAATCAGGGTTGGTAGCCGCTACCAGGCTGACGGAATCGCTTCCGCTCCTTTGACAACGGTAGAAAGAGAAACAGACCCACGAAGACTCCAGGATCTAGAAACATTGGTTTGGACTCCTCGCCATTCACTGACCGATCGTCAAATAGATCAATTTCTTGTCGTCAGCCGCTCAGTGGGCACATTTGCTCGTGCCCTAGATTGCTCTTCTTCCGTCAAACAACCTTCTCTTCACATGTCTGCGGCTGCTGCTTCTAGAGATATTACGCTT TTTCATGCCATGGACACTCTGCATCGGCACAACTATGACGTTGCAAAAGCCATGTCGTCGTTAGTGCCCAGTTCCGGTCCTGTATTATGCAGAGATGAAATGGAGGAATGGAGCGCCTCGGAGGCAAACCTCTTCGAAGAGGCTCTTGACAAGTACGGCAAAGACTTTTCCGACATTCGCCAGGACTTT CTACCCtggaaaacattgaaaaatgtaatcgAGTACTACTACATGTGGAAGACAACGGACCGTTATGTACAGCAAAAACGTGTCAAAGCGGTAGAGGCTGAGAGTAAGCTGAAACAAGTATATATACCAAACTATAATAAACCACCATCGGGTACTGGGTCGGCACCTTCGACCACCACTGTAATACCGTTAggaaacaacaacaacaatagcAATGGGAAATTGCCAAATATACTCAATGGCAGTAGTAATGGCAACGTCCCCGGAGATGTAGGGGCGCTGCTGGTACCTGGTGTTGGTAGCAGTAAAGCGTGCGAAAGCTGCCAAGGCATGCAAAGCGGACAGTGGTACGCTTGGGGGCCGTCCCACATGCAGTGCAGACTCTGTCAGTCTTGCTGGACTTACTGGAAGAAGTACGGAGGTCTCAAG GTACCGTCGCGCATAGATGATGCGGACTCTGAGAGGAAACGAGTAGGATCTGCCGGTGCGGGAGCAGGTGGTGCTGGTTCCGATGAAGAGGGTAGAGGAACCGTAGGCGCCCACAGGCCGCATCGATGCAGTATACCGTCTTGCGGGAAAGAATTCAAATTGAAGGCCCACCTGAGCCGACACTACGCGAGCGCGCATGGCGTCGACCTGCGCGGGACGGGCGTTGGCGTCGGCGTCGGAGGTGGTGGAGGTGGTGGCGGAGGTGCAGGGGGTGGTTCGCCGCGTCCGGTCATGAAGACGCGATCCGCTTTTTATTTACGCACTTCCGCGCTAGCGCGTGCGGCGCGTAGGCTTTGTGCTGCGCAATTGCGTACCCGTCACGCTGCTCGTGCACCCCATCAACCGGTCAATGCCACACCTCTCAGACATTTATGCACCTCGCCGCAATTGGCCACTAAAACTCCCGGGGAACTAAGAATCCTTGCCAGAGCAACGCGACCCAGACCACGTCCTCGCGTAACTGACATTGCTACGCGACTCGGCGATCATCCCTCTCCAAGGCAACCTGGCGATTGGGATTGGCTCACCCTTACAGCACCTGCTCAACGGAAACAACCGGATCGCGTCTTCTTTCCAAGACCTCCCAAGGCGCCTG ACGGCAGCCTTCTGTACGAGAGAGTTCCCAACAAACCTGAGGCTGACAGGCTACCCTTGACTCCTCAACCCCAGCCGTCGCTACAGGTGCAGCAGACTATTCTTAAACGCACACGACCGCCgtttgatgaaataaatggGTCCGATG GCTTTTACTCGGATGTGGACTGGGACGAAG GAATCGCTCTGAATGCTGGTCTTTCTGGCGGTCCACCTGCGAAAAGAGCTCATCATTCACAGCAGCTGCAGCATTCTAAGAGTACCTTGGAACACTCAACTCCCGCGGCAATGCCTTTACCTTCTCCACTAAATGGTAGAGCGGCACCTCATCCACCTACTCATCTCCATGGAGGTCAACCACCAATTTCTCGAAGCAACGCACGAAAACAAGTTATCTCTTGGATGGATGCCCCTGACGATGTCTACTTCCGGGCCTCCGATCAGGCCAA GAGAGTTAGAAGAACGCTTTCGTCGGTGGAACTGAGACGGGCGGCGCGCAAGCCGTGGCGTCGACTGCCGCCTCCTCACCATCCGGCACCTCCTGTTCAAAAGGCTCAACGAGGCGACGACATGGTCGTCATTCTTGATTAG
- the LOC107216899 gene encoding metastasis-associated protein MTA3 isoform X3: protein MPAEYYEDFKTNFQRALQIDSQDSCNMTANMYRVGDYVYFETSSTSPYQIRRIEELNKTASGNVEAKVMCFFRRRDLPSTLIMLADKHQLASVEQQRSDSPAVTQIQKLENPDSTKDLTGRDSIGMGPKSTAKSGGKGGWLKAPLSEAQEPHGVDEGSVGSGGVGDLSVKQRHQMKHRELFLSRQVDTMPATHIRGKCCVTLLNETESLLSYLNKEDSFFYCLVFDPAQRTLLADKGEIRVGSRYQADGIASAPLTTVERETDPRRLQDLETLVWTPRHSLTDRQIDQFLVVSRSVGTFARALDCSSSVKQPSLHMSAAAASRDITLFHAMDTLHRHNYDVAKAMSSLVPSSGPVLCRDEMEEWSASEANLFEEALDKYGKDFSDIRQDFLPWKTLKNVIEYYYMWKTTDRYVQQKRVKAVEAESKLKQVYIPNYNKPPSGTGSAPSTTTVIPLGNNNNNSNGKLPNILNGSSNGNVPGDVGALLVPGVGSSKACESCQGMQSGQWYAWGPSHMQCRLCQSCWTYWKKYGGLKVPSRIDDADSERKRVGSAGAGAGGAGSDEEGRGTVGAHRPHRCSIPSCGKEFKLKAHLSRHYASAHGVDLRGTGVGVGVGGGGGGGGGAGGGSPRPVMKTRSAFYLRTSALARAARRLCAAQLRTRHAARAPHQPVNATPLRHLCTSPQLATKTPGELRILARATRPRPRPRVTDIATRLGDHPSPRQPGDWDWLTLTAPAQRKQPDRVFFPRPPKAPDGSLLYERVPNKPEADRLPLTPQPQPSLQVQQTILKRTRPPFDEINGSDGFYSDVDWDEGIALNAGLSGGPPAKRAHHSQQLQHSKSTLEHSTPAAMPLPSPLNGRAAPHPPTHLHGGQPPISRSNARKQVISWMDAPDDVYFRASDQAKSES from the exons ATGCCGGCCGAATACTACGAAgattttaaaacaaattttcaaagggCGTTGCAAATCGATTCTCAAGACTCGTGCAACATGACTGCAAACATGTACCGGGTTGGAG acTATGTGTATTTTGAGACGTCGTCAACCTCACCCTATCAGATTCGTAGGATAGAAGAATTGAACAAG ACGGCGAGTGGAAATGTTGAAGCAAAGGTGATGTGTTTCTTCAGGCGCCGAGACCTTCCATCAACTTTAATTATGCTTGCGGACAAACATCAAT TGGCAAGTGTGGAGCAGCAAAGGTCAGATTCCCCTGCTGTCACCCAGATTCAAAAACTGGAGAATCCGGATTCGACTAAGGATTTAACTGGTAGAGATAGCATTGGGATGGGCCCTAAATCGACAGCAAAATCAGGAGGTAAAGGTGGTTGGCTAAAGGCTCCGCTTTCAGAGGCCCAGGAGCCCCACG GTGTGGACGAAGGGTCCGTAGGAAGTGGGGGAGTAGGCGATCTTAGCGTCAAGCAACGACACCAGATGAAACACCGAGAGTTGTTTTTGTCACGCCAGGTTGATACGATGCCTGCAACTCATATAAGGGGAAAATGTTGTGTTACTTTGTTGAATGAGACAGAGTCTTTGCTAAGTTACCTAAACAAAGAAGATTCCTTTTTCTACTGCCTCGTTTTTGATCCGGCGCAGAGAACTTTACTCGCTGACAAAG GGGAAATCAGGGTTGGTAGCCGCTACCAGGCTGACGGAATCGCTTCCGCTCCTTTGACAACGGTAGAAAGAGAAACAGACCCACGAAGACTCCAGGATCTAGAAACATTGGTTTGGACTCCTCGCCATTCACTGACCGATCGTCAAATAGATCAATTTCTTGTCGTCAGCCGCTCAGTGGGCACATTTGCTCGTGCCCTAGATTGCTCTTCTTCCGTCAAACAACCTTCTCTTCACATGTCTGCGGCTGCTGCTTCTAGAGATATTACGCTT TTTCATGCCATGGACACTCTGCATCGGCACAACTATGACGTTGCAAAAGCCATGTCGTCGTTAGTGCCCAGTTCCGGTCCTGTATTATGCAGAGATGAAATGGAGGAATGGAGCGCCTCGGAGGCAAACCTCTTCGAAGAGGCTCTTGACAAGTACGGCAAAGACTTTTCCGACATTCGCCAGGACTTT CTACCCtggaaaacattgaaaaatgtaatcgAGTACTACTACATGTGGAAGACAACGGACCGTTATGTACAGCAAAAACGTGTCAAAGCGGTAGAGGCTGAGAGTAAGCTGAAACAAGTATATATACCAAACTATAATAAACCACCATCGGGTACTGGGTCGGCACCTTCGACCACCACTGTAATACCGTTAggaaacaacaacaacaatagcAATGGGAAATTGCCAAATATACTCAATGGCAGTAGTAATGGCAACGTCCCCGGAGATGTAGGGGCGCTGCTGGTACCTGGTGTTGGTAGCAGTAAAGCGTGCGAAAGCTGCCAAGGCATGCAAAGCGGACAGTGGTACGCTTGGGGGCCGTCCCACATGCAGTGCAGACTCTGTCAGTCTTGCTGGACTTACTGGAAGAAGTACGGAGGTCTCAAG GTACCGTCGCGCATAGATGATGCGGACTCTGAGAGGAAACGAGTAGGATCTGCCGGTGCGGGAGCAGGTGGTGCTGGTTCCGATGAAGAGGGTAGAGGAACCGTAGGCGCCCACAGGCCGCATCGATGCAGTATACCGTCTTGCGGGAAAGAATTCAAATTGAAGGCCCACCTGAGCCGACACTACGCGAGCGCGCATGGCGTCGACCTGCGCGGGACGGGCGTTGGCGTCGGCGTCGGAGGTGGTGGAGGTGGTGGCGGAGGTGCAGGGGGTGGTTCGCCGCGTCCGGTCATGAAGACGCGATCCGCTTTTTATTTACGCACTTCCGCGCTAGCGCGTGCGGCGCGTAGGCTTTGTGCTGCGCAATTGCGTACCCGTCACGCTGCTCGTGCACCCCATCAACCGGTCAATGCCACACCTCTCAGACATTTATGCACCTCGCCGCAATTGGCCACTAAAACTCCCGGGGAACTAAGAATCCTTGCCAGAGCAACGCGACCCAGACCACGTCCTCGCGTAACTGACATTGCTACGCGACTCGGCGATCATCCCTCTCCAAGGCAACCTGGCGATTGGGATTGGCTCACCCTTACAGCACCTGCTCAACGGAAACAACCGGATCGCGTCTTCTTTCCAAGACCTCCCAAGGCGCCTG ACGGCAGCCTTCTGTACGAGAGAGTTCCCAACAAACCTGAGGCTGACAGGCTACCCTTGACTCCTCAACCCCAGCCGTCGCTACAGGTGCAGCAGACTATTCTTAAACGCACACGACCGCCgtttgatgaaataaatggGTCCGATG GCTTTTACTCGGATGTGGACTGGGACGAAG GAATCGCTCTGAATGCTGGTCTTTCTGGCGGTCCACCTGCGAAAAGAGCTCATCATTCACAGCAGCTGCAGCATTCTAAGAGTACCTTGGAACACTCAACTCCCGCGGCAATGCCTTTACCTTCTCCACTAAATGGTAGAGCGGCACCTCATCCACCTACTCATCTCCATGGAGGTCAACCACCAATTTCTCGAAGCAACGCACGAAAACAAGTTATCTCTTGGATGGATGCCCCTGACGATGTCTACTTCCGGGCCTCCGATCAGGCCAAGTCG GAGAGTTAG